TTCGGTTCGCAGTCGCACCCGGCCGTGAAGACGCAGCTCGGCGAAGTGTCCGCATCGGCGCGTCTCGCGCGCAAGACCGACGGAGAAAAAGAATCGTGCGACGCAACGCTCGCGGATGCGCTCGCGCATCTGCGCGGCGACGCGCGTAGCCGCCACGGCAACGCGGTCATCAACATCCGCACCAGCTTCCATTCGACTGAAACCGCCGCGCCCGACACGTTCACGTGCGGCGTAAGCGGCAGCGCCGCGGCGCTGCACGTGCGCGGCGACGTCGTCGTGCTCGACAACGGCCAGCAATAAGGGGAACCGGGATGCGACATCAACTGATCCGTATTGCGCTGCTTTCCGCAGTCTGTTCGTTCGCCGCGACGCATGCGTTCGCGCGCGACTCGATCGCCAGCTATCCGGTCGACGCTGCGCTGCATAGCGAGCCCGGCAAGGTCGGCGACGACGTGGCGCTGTACTTCGCGGGGCAGTCGCATCCCGCTGTCGCGCAGTCGCTCGGCGAGGTCGCAACGAACAGGAAGACCAACGCGTTCGGCAAGAGCGATGCCGACGCGTGCCAGCATGTGTTCCTGTCGGCGGTGATCGCGCTGCAGGACAGCGCGCGCAAGCAGGGCGCCAACGCGGTGATCAACATCAAGAGCAACTACCACAACGAGGAGCGCGCGAGCGCGACCGAGTTTATGTGTGGTGCGGGTGCGATGGTCGCGGGCGTTGCGTTGAAGGGCGAAGTCGTGAAGCTGCGGAAGTGAGGCGTGACACGTGCTGCGTGAAGCTACGCAGCACGCGGTGGATCAGACGGCTTTCACTGCCGCCACGTTGACCAGCGTTTCGCGGCGCTTGCCCGGTTTCGGTCGGTACAGACCGAGCCGTTCGAGCAGCCCGAAGTCCTTCGCGCGGCTCCACCACAGGTAGGGCAGCGATACGTTGTGCGGAGCGAACACGAAGCCGGCTTCGCGGATCATCTGCAGGTAGCCGTCGGCGCTTTTCTGCACGTGCATCGGATGGCGGAACAGCAGCCGGATCACCCACGACTTGATGTACGCATCGGTCGATTCGGCGAACAGCAGCACGCCGCCCGGTTTCAGCACGCGACGGAATTCGGCAAGTGCGCGCTCCTGCTCGACGAGGTGGTGGAACGTTTGATGGCAGAACACGATGTCCGCGCTGGCGTCGGGCAACGGCAGGTTCGCGCAGTCGCCGTGCAGTAGTTCGACGTCGGCGGGCGCGGCCGGCTCGGCGCGCAGACGGGCTGCGGCCTGTCTGGCGAGCGCGAGCGACGGTTCATGAAAGTCGATGCCGACGATGCGCCGCGGCCGGAATGCGCGGGCCAGCAGATGGAACGAGATGCCCTGGCCGCAGCCGACATCGACGATCGTGGGGGCATCGGGTGGCGTATCGACGAGCTTTTTGAGGTCGTCGATCGCGACGCGCAGGACGTGGTGCTCCCACGTATGAGTACGCAGGAACCAGATGCCGAAGGCCGTTTCCGGCACGTACGGCACACTGGAAGTTTCGGATGGCGACACGTGATTTCCCCGGTGAATGCACGGCCTCGCCTGGGCGAGTGCCCGTCATTGTAAAGGCAACCTGCGCGCGCGAGTACGCGTGCGCGCTGTCGGCATGGCGCCGCCACGCATGACAGATAACGAAGTGCAACGAAGCGAGGAAGAGTTGAACGGATTATCTACATCCCAGGGCGCGACCGTCGACGTCGCGATCATCGGTGCGGGCCCCTCCGGCGCGGTCGCGGCTGCGATGCTGCGGCGTGCCGGTCACTCGGTGTTGGTGCTCGAGCGACAGCATTTCCCGCGTTTCTCGATCGGCGAGAGCCTGCTGCCGCAGAGCATGACGTATCTCGAGGAGGCCGGCATGCTGCAGGCCGTGGTCGAAGCCGGTTTCCAGTACAAGAACGGCGCGCACTTTATCCGCGACGGCGTCGAGTCGTCGTTCGATTTCCGCGACAAGCACACGCCGGGTTGGGGTACGACGTATCAGGTGGAGCGCGCGGTGTTCGACGATCTGCTGATCCGCTGTGCGGCGGAGCAGGGCGCGGAGGTGCGTTTCGGCCACACGGTGCGCGCGATGCAGACCGGCGATGCGCCGACGCTTGAAGTCGAAGACGAAGCCGGCACGACGTACCGGGTCGACGCGCGCTTCGTGCTCGACGCGAGCGGCTTCGGCCGGGTGCTGCCGCGCCTGCTGAATCTCGAGGCGCCGACGCGGATGCCGGCACGCGCCGCGCTCTTCACGCATGTGCACGACGCGCTGCCGGCGGGTTCGACCGACCGCAACAAGATCAGCATTGCCGTGCATCCGCAGCGGCGCGACATCTGGTACTGGATGATTCCGCTCGCGGGCGGACGATCTTCGGTGGGTTGTGTCGGCGATGCGGAATTTTTTGACGCGCCCGAAGGCGGGCACGATGCGCTGTTGCGCGGCCTGATCAATCAGGAGCCGACGCTAGGCAAGCTGATCGGCGCGGCGCCGTTCATGATGCCGGTGCGGCAGATCGGCGGCTATGCGTCGAATGTCGAGCGTCTGCACGGACCGGGCTATGCGCTGCTCGGCAACGCGGGCGAGTTTCTCGATCCGGTGTTCTCGTCGGGGGTGACGATCGCGCTGCGTTCGGCACATCTCGCGACGCGCGTCGTCTCGCGTCTGCTGCGTGGAGAGGCGGTGGACTGGCAGGCCGATTACGATGTGCCGCTGCGCAAGGGTATCGATGCGTTCCGTGCGTTCGTCGACCGCTGGTACACCGGCGAGCTGCAGGACATCGTCTTCTATCAGAACCAGACGCCGGCGATCCGCCGGATGATCAGCGCGGTGCTCGCGGGTTATGCGTGGGATGAGACGAATCCGTACGTCGCGGATCCTGTGCGTCGACTCAATGCGCTGCACGAGGTGTGTGTGCAGGGGTGATGTGATGCGCCGCGAGGTTCGCTTCGCGGCGCATGCGCTTCATCGTTGAGCGTTGCGTGTTACGTGTTGCTCGCGTATTGCCGCGTTACGCGGCGATCTTCGCCGCTCTCGCCGGATGCGCCCGCTCCCGCTGCCCATCGCGTCGATGCACGCATTCCCCCGCCGCATAGGTCGCATACACCGCGCGATCGTCGCCGAGCAGGGCCAGCGCAAACAGCAGTTCCTCCAGCGATTCCACTCGCGACGTACGGCGCGCGAGCAACGGCGTCGCCGCCGGATCGAGCACGACGAAATCCGCTTCCGAATTCGGCGCGAGCGTGCCGATCTTGTCGCCGAGATCGAGGGCCTGCGCGGCGCCCGCTGTCGCCAGCCAGAACATCCGCGTCGCAGTCAGATGATGGCCCGCGAGACGCGCGACCTTGTGCGCTTCGTTCATCGTCTGCAGCATCGAGAACGACGTGCCGCCGCCGACGTCGGTTGCGAGTGCGACCGGCATGCCGGTTTCGCCGGCCTTGTCGAAATCGAACAGCCCGCTGCCGAGAAACAGATTCGAGGTCGGACAGTGCGCAGCGACCGTGCCGGTCTGCGCCATCCGCTTGCGGTCTTCATCGTCGAGATAAATGCAGTGGCCGTACACCGCGCGCCGACGCAGCAACCCGTAGTGATCGTAGATGTCGAGATAACTGCGATGACCGGGGAACAGGCTTTCGACCCACTTCACTTCGTCGGTATTTTCCGCGACATGGCTCTGGATAAACACGTCCTGATGCTGCTTCGCGAGCGTGCCGCACGCTTCGAGTTGCGCTTCGGTCGACGTCGGTGCGAAGCGCGGCGTGAGCGCGTACATCTGCCGGCCTTTGTTGTGCCAGCGGCCGATCAGTTCGGCACTGTCGTCGTAGCCGGACTGCGCGGTATCGCGCAGGAACTCGGGGCAGTTGCGGTCCATCAGCACCTTGCCGGCGACCATCCGCAGGTTGCGCGCGTCGCTCTCGGTGAAGAGCGCATCCGCCGATTGCTTGTGCACCGTGCAGTAGACGAGCGCGGTCGTCGTGCCGCACGCGAGCAGTTCGTCGACGAAGAAGCGCGCAGTGTCCGCGGCCACTGCAGGATCGGCGAAGCCGCGTTCGGTCGGGAACGTGTACGTGTCGAGCCACGGCAACAACCCAGGCGCCGGCGACGCGATCATGTCGGTCTGCGGATAGTGAATGTGCGTATCGATGAAGCCCGGCACGATCAGTTTGTCGCGCATCTCGTGGACCGTCGTGCCCGGCGCGAGCTGCTTCGACACGGCCGCATACGCGCCTGCCGCGACGACGCGGCCGTCGTCGACGATCAGCAGACCGTCTTCGTCGAAGACCGCCGCATGGGACGATTGCGCGGGATCGCCGGTGAAGGTCAGCAGGGAAGCGCGGTAAGCCGTTTGAGTCATGGGGAAAACTGTCTCTGTGATGTTGTAGGAATCTAAAACCGGTTAGCGGACGGCGGAGCCGTGCCAGTAACCGTCGAGCCGCGCGATCAGCGCGGCGCGTTCGGCGGGCGTCACGAACGACGCTTCGAAACTGTTGCGCACGATCGTGTAGACCTCGCGATCGGTGAGTTGCAGCGCTTCGATCGTCGCGAAGTAATTGGTGTTCACGTAGCCGCCGAAATACGCGGGGTCGTCGGAATTCACGGTGACTGCGACGCCGCGATCGAGCAGTGCCTTCAGCGTGTGCTTCGTGAGATCGTCGAATACGCACAGCTTCAGGTTCGATAGCGGACAAACCGTCAACGCGACGCGCGAATCGGCGAGTCGCGTGACGAGCGCCGGATCTTCGATACTGCGCACGCCGTGATCGACGCGATCCACTTTCAGCAGATCGAGCGCTTCGTACACGTACGACGGCGGCCCTTCCTCGCCCGCGTGCGCGACGAGCTTGAGTCCCTTCGCGCGCGCTTTCGCGAATACGCGCTCGAACTTCGACGGCGGATGACCCCGCTCCGACGAATCGAGGCCGACGCCGATCAGCCGATGCGCGTAGCGATCGAACAGCGGCAGTGCAGCGTCGAACGTCGCGAGCGCGTCCTCTTCGGACAGATGACGCAGGAAACACAGGATCAGTTTGCTCGACAGGCCACGCTTTTCACCGTCGGCGAGTGCACGTTCGATACCGGCGACCACGGTATCGATCGATACGCCGCGCTCGGTATGCGTTTGCGGATCGAAGAAAATTTCGGTGTGCGCGACGTGGTCTTCGAGCGCGCGCTCGACGTAGGCCATCGTCATGTCGTAGAAATCCTGCTCGTGGAGCAGCACGCTTGCGCCTGCGTAGTAGATGTCGAGGAACGACTGCAGATCGGTGAACGCGTACGCGGTGCGCAGTTCGTCGATCGATGCGTACGGCAGCTTCACGCCGTTGCGTTCGGCGAGCTTGAAGATCAGCTCGGGTTCGAGCGAGCCTTCGATGTGGATGTGCAGTTCGGCCTTCGGTGCGCGGGCGACCTTGTCGATAAGCGCGGAGGTATTCGTTGTGGTCATGTTCGTTTTGGTCGGTGCAGGGTGTTCTGTTCGTGCAATTCGTGCGATTGATTGAATGGGTTCGGTAACGTGCGCGCCGCTGGGGTTCGGCGCGGGCGTCGTGCGAAACGCGTTGTTAAGTTCAGGTTGCGTTCAGGTCGCCCCGCGCGCGGCGGCTGCCGTCTGATGTGCACTGTGCTGCGCGTTCGCCTCGACGGCCTGCAACATCTGCGC
This portion of the Paraburkholderia flava genome encodes:
- a CDS encoding NAD(P)/FAD-dependent oxidoreductase, translated to MTDNEVQRSEEELNGLSTSQGATVDVAIIGAGPSGAVAAAMLRRAGHSVLVLERQHFPRFSIGESLLPQSMTYLEEAGMLQAVVEAGFQYKNGAHFIRDGVESSFDFRDKHTPGWGTTYQVERAVFDDLLIRCAAEQGAEVRFGHTVRAMQTGDAPTLEVEDEAGTTYRVDARFVLDASGFGRVLPRLLNLEAPTRMPARAALFTHVHDALPAGSTDRNKISIAVHPQRRDIWYWMIPLAGGRSSVGCVGDAEFFDAPEGGHDALLRGLINQEPTLGKLIGAAPFMMPVRQIGGYASNVERLHGPGYALLGNAGEFLDPVFSSGVTIALRSAHLATRVVSRLLRGEAVDWQADYDVPLRKGIDAFRAFVDRWYTGELQDIVFYQNQTPAIRRMISAVLAGYAWDETNPYVADPVRRLNALHEVCVQG
- a CDS encoding excinuclease ABC subunit A, giving the protein MRHQLIRIALLSAVCSFAATHAFARDSIASYPVDAALHSEPGKVGDDVALYFAGQSHPAVAQSLGEVATNRKTNAFGKSDADACQHVFLSAVIALQDSARKQGANAVINIKSNYHNEERASATEFMCGAGAMVAGVALKGEVVKLRK
- a CDS encoding adenosine deaminase: MTTTNTSALIDKVARAPKAELHIHIEGSLEPELIFKLAERNGVKLPYASIDELRTAYAFTDLQSFLDIYYAGASVLLHEQDFYDMTMAYVERALEDHVAHTEIFFDPQTHTERGVSIDTVVAGIERALADGEKRGLSSKLILCFLRHLSEEDALATFDAALPLFDRYAHRLIGVGLDSSERGHPPSKFERVFAKARAKGLKLVAHAGEEGPPSYVYEALDLLKVDRVDHGVRSIEDPALVTRLADSRVALTVCPLSNLKLCVFDDLTKHTLKALLDRGVAVTVNSDDPAYFGGYVNTNYFATIEALQLTDREVYTIVRNSFEASFVTPAERAALIARLDGYWHGSAVR
- the guaD gene encoding guanine deaminase, which codes for MTQTAYRASLLTFTGDPAQSSHAAVFDEDGLLIVDDGRVVAAGAYAAVSKQLAPGTTVHEMRDKLIVPGFIDTHIHYPQTDMIASPAPGLLPWLDTYTFPTERGFADPAVAADTARFFVDELLACGTTTALVYCTVHKQSADALFTESDARNLRMVAGKVLMDRNCPEFLRDTAQSGYDDSAELIGRWHNKGRQMYALTPRFAPTSTEAQLEACGTLAKQHQDVFIQSHVAENTDEVKWVESLFPGHRSYLDIYDHYGLLRRRAVYGHCIYLDDEDRKRMAQTGTVAAHCPTSNLFLGSGLFDFDKAGETGMPVALATDVGGGTSFSMLQTMNEAHKVARLAGHHLTATRMFWLATAGAAQALDLGDKIGTLAPNSEADFVVLDPAATPLLARRTSRVESLEELLFALALLGDDRAVYATYAAGECVHRRDGQRERAHPARAAKIAA
- a CDS encoding class I SAM-dependent methyltransferase, whose translation is MSPSETSSVPYVPETAFGIWFLRTHTWEHHVLRVAIDDLKKLVDTPPDAPTIVDVGCGQGISFHLLARAFRPRRIVGIDFHEPSLALARQAAARLRAEPAAPADVELLHGDCANLPLPDASADIVFCHQTFHHLVEQERALAEFRRVLKPGGVLLFAESTDAYIKSWVIRLLFRHPMHVQKSADGYLQMIREAGFVFAPHNVSLPYLWWSRAKDFGLLERLGLYRPKPGKRRETLVNVAAVKAV
- a CDS encoding signal peptidase yields the protein MKIRYATGALAIATIAAVTLTGCATNVRSLPLGTALAQPTGGDSVQLYFGSQSHPAVKTQLGEVSASARLARKTDGEKESCDATLADALAHLRGDARSRHGNAVINIRTSFHSTETAAPDTFTCGVSGSAAALHVRGDVVVLDNGQQ